Proteins found in one Sporosarcina sp. FSL K6-3457 genomic segment:
- the tatC gene encoding twin-arginine translocase subunit TatC — translation MDPYGDHNRKILSPLDKVVVEKQEKLVEVKESVVEVVHEEPELDLNSNPSLVDHLTDLRKQLVKGAAVFLFFLIVIFSTINFWFPYVTRGHELIILGPLEVVKFYMSISTALAFGLTLPFLSHFLWQFVEPGLNERESRFLSLYSPIMLLLFLIGVSFGYLVVNPLSYQFLVALGAVNFNVMVSAQEYIGFLLMTTMPIGLLFELPIVALFLATIGLLTAESMRKVRKWSYLAIAIVSALITPPDFVSQLLVLIPMALLYEASIYIVMYVERRSAVANETL, via the coding sequence ATGGATCCTTATGGCGACCATAATCGGAAAATTTTAAGTCCATTGGATAAAGTCGTTGTTGAGAAGCAGGAAAAATTGGTTGAAGTAAAAGAAAGTGTTGTCGAAGTAGTGCATGAAGAACCCGAACTGGATTTGAACAGCAACCCCTCGCTAGTCGATCATCTGACCGATTTGAGGAAGCAGCTAGTTAAAGGTGCAGCTGTTTTTCTGTTCTTTCTTATCGTAATCTTTTCGACCATCAATTTCTGGTTTCCTTATGTCACTAGGGGCCATGAGCTAATTATTCTTGGTCCGCTGGAAGTTGTAAAATTTTATATGTCCATTTCAACAGCTTTGGCCTTTGGGTTAACATTGCCATTCCTTAGCCACTTTCTTTGGCAATTCGTAGAGCCGGGATTGAACGAACGAGAAAGTCGATTTCTGAGTTTATATTCCCCAATCATGCTACTGCTCTTCCTTATAGGCGTGTCATTCGGTTATCTTGTTGTCAATCCACTCAGTTATCAATTTCTCGTTGCACTTGGAGCGGTCAATTTCAATGTGATGGTATCAGCACAGGAATATATCGGTTTTCTGCTGATGACAACGATGCCCATTGGTCTATTATTTGAGCTCCCCATTGTTGCGCTGTTTTTGGCAACAATTGGCTTACTCACTGCAGAATCCATGAGAAAAGTCCGTAAGTGGTCGTATCTTGCGATTGCGATTGTTTCGGCTTTAATTACACCGCCTGATTTTGTCAGTCAGCTCCTTGTGCTTATTCCGATGGCATTGTTGTATGAAGCGAGTATTTATATCGTAATGTATGTAGAGCGACGGAGTGCGGTTGCGAATGAAACCTTATAA
- the tatA gene encoding twin-arginine translocase TatA/TatE family subunit: MSLASIGVPGLIIILVIVLILFGPRKLPEVGAAVGKTLAEFKRSARDIMEDDELASKDLEKKRIDK, encoded by the coding sequence ATGAGTTTAGCAAGTATCGGTGTACCTGGTTTAATTATCATCCTTGTGATTGTTCTCATCTTGTTTGGGCCGAGAAAGCTGCCGGAAGTGGGTGCGGCGGTTGGTAAAACGCTCGCAGAATTTAAAAGGTCCGCACGGGATATTATGGAGGATGATGAGCTAGCCTCGAAGGACTTAGAAAAAAAGCGCATCGATAAGTAG
- a CDS encoding GMC family oxidoreductase: MATTLDKVDIVTVGVGWTGGIIAAECAKAGLKVVGLERGKDRNTADFLMVHDEYRYAMRYDLMQDLSKETITFRNHRKMRALPMRQMGSFLLGEGLGGAGTHWNGQTWRFLPYDFEIKSMTDKKYGKNKLSADYQLQDWGITYDELEPYFDKFEKTAGLSGEDKNPFAGKRSSPYPTPAMKKTPILKKFETATSNLGYTPFMLPSANLSEAYTNPDGESIAGCQYCGFCERFGCEYGAKTSPEITVIPTARKTGNFDIRFHANVVEVMKQGDKVTGVKYIDTQTGEEYIQPAEVVVLTSYVMNNAKLLMVSGIGEQYNPETQKGTLGKNYAYQVLPGATGFFDEQMNVFMGAGSLGMTIDDLNGDNFDHSDLDFIHGGSISMTQTGTRPIQTNPIPPDTPTWGAEFKKASIYNYTRTLNVSTEGASMPHKENFMSLDPDYKDAYGVPLLQLTYNFTDQDRNLHKYITEKTSAIMKEMGAKTVMPGSPITNYDIVPYQTTHNTGGTIMGASPDNSVVNNYLQHWNADNLFVVGAGNFAHNSGYNPTGTVGALAYRAAEGIISYSKNGGSLV; this comes from the coding sequence ATGGCCACAACATTGGATAAGGTAGACATCGTGACGGTTGGCGTCGGCTGGACAGGCGGTATTATTGCTGCTGAATGTGCAAAAGCGGGACTGAAGGTCGTCGGATTAGAACGGGGTAAAGACCGTAACACAGCCGACTTTTTAATGGTGCATGATGAATATCGATATGCCATGCGCTATGATTTAATGCAGGATTTATCAAAAGAGACCATTACTTTTAGAAATCATCGAAAGATGCGAGCATTACCAATGCGGCAAATGGGGTCTTTTCTACTTGGTGAAGGACTTGGTGGTGCAGGCACGCATTGGAACGGTCAAACATGGCGCTTTTTACCGTATGATTTTGAAATAAAATCGATGACGGATAAAAAATATGGCAAAAACAAGCTATCAGCTGACTATCAGCTTCAAGATTGGGGCATTACGTACGATGAACTGGAGCCTTATTTCGACAAATTCGAAAAGACAGCTGGCTTATCGGGGGAGGATAAAAATCCATTCGCAGGAAAACGCTCTTCCCCCTATCCAACACCCGCTATGAAAAAAACACCTATCTTGAAGAAGTTTGAAACGGCGACCAGTAACCTAGGATATACGCCTTTTATGCTACCATCGGCAAATTTGTCGGAGGCTTATACAAATCCTGATGGCGAATCTATAGCAGGATGCCAATATTGTGGGTTTTGCGAACGATTCGGGTGTGAATATGGTGCGAAGACGTCACCGGAAATAACGGTCATTCCTACGGCAAGAAAAACAGGGAATTTTGATATTCGTTTCCATGCGAATGTTGTGGAAGTTATGAAGCAGGGCGATAAAGTGACAGGTGTAAAGTATATTGACACCCAAACGGGAGAAGAATATATACAACCAGCGGAAGTTGTTGTGCTCACGAGTTATGTCATGAATAACGCAAAGCTGTTAATGGTGTCAGGCATTGGAGAGCAGTATAATCCCGAGACGCAAAAAGGGACTCTTGGCAAAAACTACGCCTACCAGGTTCTCCCGGGTGCTACAGGTTTTTTTGATGAGCAGATGAACGTTTTTATGGGGGCTGGGTCCCTTGGTATGACCATTGACGATCTCAATGGGGATAACTTTGACCATAGTGATTTAGATTTCATTCATGGGGGAAGTATTTCGATGACTCAGACAGGTACTCGTCCAATTCAGACAAACCCAATCCCACCTGATACGCCTACATGGGGAGCTGAATTTAAGAAAGCCTCGATTTATAACTATACAAGAACGCTGAATGTTTCAACAGAAGGTGCATCGATGCCTCATAAGGAAAATTTTATGTCACTTGACCCTGATTATAAGGATGCGTATGGTGTGCCGCTACTCCAGTTGACGTACAATTTCACCGACCAAGACCGAAATTTACACAAGTATATCACGGAAAAGACGAGCGCTATTATGAAGGAAATGGGTGCAAAGACGGTGATGCCGGGAAGTCCCATTACAAACTACGATATCGTTCCTTATCAGACAACACATAACACAGGGGGAACAATTATGGGGGCAAGCCCCGATAACAGTGTCGTCAACAATTATTTACAGCATTGGAATGCCGATAATCTCTTTGTAGTAGGCGCTGGAAACTTCGCGCATAATAGTGGTTACAATCCAACGGGAACGGTTGGTGCACTTGCTTATCGAGCAGCGGAAGGAATTATCAGCTACAGTAAAAATGGCGGTTCACTCGTATAA
- a CDS encoding gluconate 2-dehydrogenase subunit 3 family protein translates to MTEDKKGLSRRDFLKTTGIATGALVGGGLIGGLVGYNVKKEGQVAGTGGHKGADGEPVAVNNRGLMFFTNMAEFNVLAQAVERIFPEDDLGPGAIGLGVPYFIDNQLAGNYGSNVKEYMQGPFFAGESTQGYQSRLTRAEIFRQGMVRMDEEAKGRFEKNFVDLEGQQMDEIITAFQKNEVDMKGVSSEFFFKLLRQATLEGAYADPIYNGNVNMDAWRMKEFPGNQMTYIAEIENDQFVKYEPKSLSSMEH, encoded by the coding sequence ATGACAGAAGATAAGAAGGGGTTGTCGAGGCGGGATTTCCTAAAGACAACTGGGATTGCGACGGGGGCTCTCGTAGGAGGGGGGCTCATTGGTGGACTTGTTGGTTATAACGTCAAAAAGGAAGGTCAAGTTGCGGGAACAGGGGGACATAAAGGGGCGGATGGTGAGCCAGTAGCTGTTAACAATCGCGGCTTAATGTTCTTCACGAATATGGCTGAATTCAATGTACTGGCTCAGGCGGTTGAACGGATATTCCCGGAAGATGACCTTGGACCGGGTGCTATTGGATTGGGCGTTCCGTATTTTATCGACAATCAACTAGCCGGAAACTACGGGAGCAATGTGAAAGAGTATATGCAAGGTCCCTTTTTTGCAGGTGAATCGACGCAAGGCTATCAAAGTAGGCTGACACGGGCGGAGATTTTCAGGCAAGGGATGGTCAGAATGGATGAGGAGGCGAAGGGACGGTTTGAGAAAAACTTTGTCGACCTTGAGGGACAACAAATGGATGAAATCATTACAGCATTTCAAAAAAATGAAGTCGATATGAAAGGGGTATCCTCAGAATTTTTCTTCAAGCTTCTGAGGCAGGCAACATTGGAAGGCGCCTATGCGGATCCGATTTATAACGGCAATGTGAATATGGATGCTTGGCGCATGAAGGAGTTTCCGGGGAATCAAATGACGTATATCGCCGAAATTGAAAATGATCAGTTTGTGAAATATGAACCAAAATCATTAAGCAGTATGGAACATTAA
- a CDS encoding DUF5342 family protein yields the protein MIENFNVRKELFEDTQYETLHFELTLDGREYQGHYKDGEVNWFQMQPDQENHEMLLEELELEVKRKFGEWTVR from the coding sequence ATGATCGAAAATTTCAATGTCCGGAAAGAATTGTTTGAAGATACTCAATATGAAACATTACACTTCGAGCTGACGCTAGATGGTAGAGAATACCAAGGTCATTATAAAGACGGTGAAGTAAATTGGTTCCAGATGCAGCCAGACCAAGAGAACCATGAGATGTTGTTGGAAGAATTAGAGTTAGAGGTAAAGAGAAAATTTGGAGAATGGACGGTGAGATAG